One window of Deltaproteobacteria bacterium genomic DNA carries:
- a CDS encoding dihydrodipicolinate synthase family protein, whose amino-acid sequence MKAKKLEGVVAMLVTPLNKSEEIDFGALRAEIDWAVAQGVSGIVVTPSIGEFAVMTNEERWKCFEVCKEQASQYPHLFTIAMTAATHTREVIRHSNIAKELGYDAAQLIPPYYWLPDEEEVYRHYQLAAETGLPLVIYHNPALSKFYMRREFIGRLVGIPGVVGIKEVKTDRHVELEPLFQEVAGRAKVFTTFRAFSTGLVLGSSGGFINVFGVPACVRMWELWQKGERDRVEKIQCLLNEVFPRGGEDNKKHIGTTKMVSSVVTGIDMGPPRAPYLSPDRRYRENLEKTLPLLNRLLR is encoded by the coding sequence ATGAAAGCAAAAAAACTGGAGGGTGTTGTTGCAATGCTGGTGACACCCCTTAACAAAAGTGAGGAGATCGATTTTGGAGCGCTTCGGGCGGAAATTGATTGGGCTGTTGCACAGGGGGTGAGTGGTATTGTGGTGACCCCCAGTATCGGCGAATTTGCCGTCATGACGAATGAGGAGCGCTGGAAATGCTTTGAGGTTTGCAAGGAACAGGCCTCTCAATATCCCCATTTGTTCACTATTGCGATGACGGCAGCCACCCATACACGCGAGGTGATTCGCCATTCAAACATTGCGAAGGAGCTCGGATACGATGCCGCCCAGCTCATCCCTCCCTATTACTGGCTTCCGGATGAAGAGGAGGTGTATCGCCATTACCAATTAGCCGCAGAGACCGGCTTGCCGCTTGTCATTTACCACAACCCGGCGCTTTCCAAATTTTATATGCGGCGCGAATTTATTGGAAGATTGGTTGGTATTCCGGGCGTTGTAGGCATCAAGGAGGTCAAGACGGATCGTCATGTGGAGCTTGAACCACTTTTCCAAGAGGTGGCAGGGCGTGCGAAGGTTTTTACCACCTTTCGGGCCTTTTCAACCGGTTTGGTTTTGGGATCGAGCGGTGGTTTTATCAACGTCTTTGGGGTTCCGGCCTGTGTGCGGATGTGGGAACTTTGGCAGAAGGGGGAGAGGGATCGGGTGGAAAAGATTCAATGTTTGTTGAATGAGGTCTTTCCGCGAGGCGGCGAAGACAACAAAAAACATATCGGCACGACCAAGATGGTCTCATCGGTTGTAACCGGTATCGACATGGGACCACCAAGGGCGCCTTATCTCTCGCCGGATCGCCGGTATCGTGAGAATCTTGAGAAAACTTTGCCGCTGTTGAATCGATTGCTTCGGTAG
- a CDS encoding ATP-binding protein has protein sequence MNGEISSAPNLRFLLSEQAERFKRMDRGFPREALEEVKPYLKSPAIVVITGLRRSGKSTLQAQLADVCFPNDYYYLNFDDERWTGFEAAGFSRVHEMLIELFGEKKYFLMDEVQNIPHWELFVRRLHDAGHKIIITGSNASLLSREIGSHLTGRHREVELFPFSFREYLGFKGVEPIAQNTTQSAYLKRGLHDYLKTGGIPDALKYPEDDFCAQLYQDIIYRDISARYSIDSLKNLKELSLYLAGNAGKPVSFNKLRQMLMLGSVNTVKTYIDYLETSWLYFIINTYSTSMKQQQIAPKKVYCIDNGIINQVAFRSSDDTGWLLENVVFLHLRKKTSEIFYAKNDDGSEIDFLIRKGPKPVHLIQVSASLAAEETRKREVNSLLTGMRRYKINEATIVTLEEEETIRDKNSYIRIVPATKWLTDPKVT, from the coding sequence ATGAATGGAGAAATTTCTTCGGCCCCAAACTTGAGATTTCTCCTCTCTGAGCAGGCGGAACGGTTTAAAAGGATGGATCGAGGGTTCCCCCGTGAGGCATTGGAGGAGGTCAAACCTTATCTCAAATCCCCCGCCATCGTGGTAATCACAGGTCTAAGGCGTTCCGGAAAATCGACCCTCCAGGCCCAATTGGCCGATGTCTGTTTTCCGAATGACTACTACTACCTTAATTTTGATGATGAGCGTTGGACAGGATTTGAAGCGGCTGGCTTCAGCCGGGTCCATGAAATGTTGATTGAGTTGTTTGGTGAAAAAAAATATTTTTTGATGGACGAGGTCCAGAACATTCCCCATTGGGAGCTCTTTGTCCGTCGTTTGCACGATGCAGGACACAAGATCATCATCACGGGCTCCAATGCATCCCTCTTAAGCCGTGAGATCGGCAGTCACCTGACGGGACGCCACCGGGAAGTCGAACTGTTTCCATTCTCTTTTCGGGAGTATCTCGGCTTCAAGGGAGTCGAACCGATCGCCCAAAATACGACCCAATCGGCGTATCTGAAAAGGGGGCTCCACGACTATTTAAAAACAGGCGGGATTCCGGATGCGCTCAAATATCCCGAAGATGATTTTTGCGCACAGCTCTACCAAGACATTATTTACCGCGACATCAGCGCCCGTTACTCGATCGACTCACTCAAAAACTTAAAAGAGCTGTCATTGTACTTGGCAGGAAACGCGGGGAAACCGGTTTCATTTAACAAATTGCGCCAAATGCTCATGCTGGGAAGCGTTAATACCGTCAAGACCTACATCGACTACCTGGAAACGAGTTGGTTGTACTTCATCATCAACACGTATTCCACCTCGATGAAGCAGCAGCAAATAGCTCCAAAAAAAGTCTATTGTATTGACAACGGCATTATCAACCAGGTCGCTTTTCGGTCTTCGGATGATACGGGATGGCTTCTAGAAAATGTGGTTTTTCTCCATCTTCGAAAAAAAACTTCGGAAATTTTTTATGCCAAAAATGACGACGGATCGGAGATAGATTTTCTGATTCGGAAAGGGCCCAAACCGGTTCATCTCATCCAGGTCTCCGCTTCACTGGCCGCAGAAGAGACACGAAAGCGCGAAGTAAATAGTCTCCTCACCGGCATGAGACGTTATAAAATCAACGAGGCAACGATTGTGACCCTTGAAGAGGAAGAAACAATCCGTGACAAAAATTCTTACATCAGGATTGTTCCCGCTACAAAATGGCTGACCGATCCTAAGGTAACATAA
- a CDS encoding aldehyde dehydrogenase, translated as MIQTDHFVGGKRVKAFSQESYTSLNPSNNEAIATFFVGNAQDIDRAVQSAREAFDKGPWPRLPIKERIKILLKFANIIRRESDFLGTLESQDVGKLKEECIRHDVARAAENIAFFAKQMEEWPEETFTGEGKFLGKPVKTRSDVKRLPVGVAGLIIPWNSPIMLGTWKIGPCIATGNTCILKPPPWTSLSCLQLGELANEAGIPAGVINILPGGPEAGEALVRHPSVNRISFTGSVPGGKVVAKANAETRLAPLSLELGGKSPAVVFADCDLDLTIKGVARGIFRSQGQSCVAGSRLLLEQSIYNDFLERLILFAKKMKIGNPLEPSSEIGPLVSREHLQRVEAYIQTGIQEGARLLTGGKRPNDPALSRGNFLEPTIFDQVKPTMKIFREEIFGPVLVVLPFRSEEEAVQLANNSEFGLSSSVWTKDERKAMRVAEALEAGMVWINSHFVRDLRVPFGGVKNSGIGSEGGRYSLEFYTQPKMICCTEEM; from the coding sequence ATGATCCAGACCGACCATTTTGTTGGAGGCAAGCGGGTCAAGGCGTTCTCCCAAGAGTCCTATACCTCCCTCAACCCTTCTAATAATGAGGCGATTGCGACTTTCTTTGTTGGCAACGCCCAAGATATTGACCGGGCGGTCCAATCCGCCCGGGAGGCGTTTGACAAAGGCCCCTGGCCACGTTTACCAATCAAGGAGCGCATCAAAATTCTTCTCAAGTTCGCCAACATTATTCGAAGAGAGTCTGATTTTTTAGGGACACTGGAATCGCAGGATGTCGGCAAGCTCAAGGAGGAATGTATCCGTCATGATGTCGCCCGCGCCGCTGAGAATATCGCCTTCTTTGCCAAACAGATGGAGGAGTGGCCCGAAGAGACGTTCACCGGAGAAGGGAAGTTCCTTGGAAAACCGGTCAAGACGAGGAGCGACGTAAAGAGGCTTCCCGTCGGTGTTGCAGGACTGATCATCCCCTGGAACAGCCCGATTATGTTGGGGACCTGGAAGATCGGTCCCTGTATCGCCACCGGGAATACCTGTATCCTCAAACCACCCCCCTGGACATCGCTCAGCTGCCTCCAACTGGGGGAGCTGGCGAATGAGGCAGGCATTCCCGCAGGCGTGATCAACATTCTTCCGGGTGGTCCAGAGGCGGGAGAGGCGTTGGTACGCCATCCCTCTGTCAACCGGATCTCCTTTACGGGATCCGTTCCGGGGGGAAAGGTGGTGGCAAAGGCTAATGCAGAGACTAGACTCGCCCCCCTCTCTTTAGAATTGGGAGGAAAATCTCCCGCCGTTGTCTTTGCTGACTGCGATCTTGATTTAACGATCAAAGGTGTCGCACGGGGAATCTTCCGAAGCCAGGGACAATCGTGCGTCGCTGGATCACGCCTTTTATTAGAGCAGTCCATCTACAACGACTTTCTGGAGAGGTTGATTCTCTTTGCAAAAAAAATGAAGATCGGAAACCCACTGGAGCCAAGTTCGGAGATAGGCCCCCTGGTCTCACGTGAGCATCTGCAACGTGTGGAGGCTTATATTCAAACAGGGATTCAAGAGGGGGCACGACTGCTAACCGGCGGTAAAAGACCGAACGATCCTGCCTTAAGTCGGGGCAACTTTCTGGAACCAACAATCTTCGATCAAGTAAAACCGACCATGAAAATTTTTCGGGAAGAGATCTTTGGACCGGTTCTTGTTGTTCTCCCTTTCCGCTCCGAAGAAGAAGCGGTCCAGTTAGCCAATAATTCGGAATTTGGCCTCTCCTCAAGCGTTTGGACAAAAGACGAGAGGAAGGCGATGCGTGTGGCGGAGGCACTGGAAGCCGGTATGGTCTGGATCAACAGCCATTTCGTGCGGGATCTTCGAGTGCCTTTTGGTGGCGTTAAAAATAGCGGGATCGGCTCGGAGGGCGGCCGCTACAGCCTTGAGTTCTATACCCAACCAAAGATGATCTGTTGTACAGAAGAGATGTAG